A window of Diabrotica virgifera virgifera chromosome 9, PGI_DIABVI_V3a contains these coding sequences:
- the LOC126891000 gene encoding uncharacterized protein LOC126891000 — protein sequence MEALKEIFQSLQNNVLPLPTYMSNIAQYIDIIKLQAYQLDSKIVFVLEIPLVDPEIFTLYQLYSIPILDNQTGFHRILSTVHKYIARDDDSISYVLPMDTEKCNQISQNQRMCTDILPYPIDTDAICEAQLLKPLSNLPKTCQMSMLLAQGYNVQEIDRNLWLLTISDPLPVTIKCARKDVTTRIIKTNSILRLIPECIAFIGSTRIHAKDQIEKYTNITYRSHRANVPYRCCDHFETKSHLSKLKPLKLSKINVDDLNIAQHKLEQYSEELDHIMSQSFIEEHLPLFTISTLSLIIFLVILYLCCKYRTKIFPKIAISLSQDQPPTSAPRRNSIRQKLQSLTSFRRRPNVQQESEEEAEAPISL from the coding sequence ATGGAAGCATTAAAAGAAATCTTTCAGTCATTACAAAATAACGTTTTGCCTCTAcccacttatatgtcaaatatagcTCAGTATATTGACATAATAAAACTACAAGCTTATCAGCTTGAttcaaaaattgttttcgttCTCGAAATTCCGTTAGTTGATCCCGAAATCTTCACTTTGTATCAACTATATTCAATACCAATATTAGATAATCAAACTGGTTTTCATCGTATACTTTCAACTGTTCATAAATACATAGCGCGAGATGATGATTCAATTTCATATGTCTTACCCATGGACACCGAAAAATGCAATCAAATCAGTCAAAACCAAAGAATGTGTACAGATATTCTTCCGTACCCCATAGACACCGATGCTATATGCGAAGCCCAGCTTTTGAAACCTCTCAGCAACTTGCCAAAAACTTGCCAGATGTCCATGCTCTTGGCACAAGGTTACAACGTTCaagaaattgaccgaaatttatgGTTGCTAACCATTTCCGATCCATTACCAGTAACAATCAAATGTGCAAGAAAAGATGTCACTACACGAATAATCAAAACAAATTCAATCTTAAGATTAATTCCCGAATGTATTGCATTCATTGGCAGTACCAGAATTCATGCCAAAGACCAAATCGAGAAATATACAAATATTACGTATAGAAGTCACCGAGCTAACGTACCCTACAGATGCTGTGACCATTTTGAGACAAAGAGTCACCTATCAAAATTGAAACCACTAAAACTCAGTAAGATCAACGTAGATGACTTAAATATTGCACAACACAAATTGGAGCAATATTCAGAAGAACTGGACCATATCATGAGCCAATCATTCATCGAGGAACATTTACCCTTATTCACCATATCTACCTTATCCCTGATTATCTTCCTAGTTATCTTATACCTTTGCTGTAAATATCGAACCAAAATATTCCCAAAAATTGCAATCTCCTTGTCCCAGGATCAGCCTCCAACTTCAGCACCACGCAGGAATTCCATTAGACAGAAACTTCAAAGCTTAACCTCCTTCAGAAGAAGACCCAATGTCCAACAAGAAAGCGAAGAAGAAGCAGAAGCACCAATTTCTCTGTAA